The following coding sequences lie in one Seriola aureovittata isolate HTS-2021-v1 ecotype China chromosome 5, ASM2101889v1, whole genome shotgun sequence genomic window:
- the npc1l1 gene encoding NPC1-like intracellular cholesterol transporter 1: MVYVTALIAFLTCMVLSEAQHQPGYCSFYDECGRNPSVGESLIPPIVPCLNYSRARAVTGQHYRKLKQVCPILDRGEGNTFACCSLKQLSSLEMSLTLSKALLVRCPSCAENFAHLHCINTCSPNQSQTVKVTEVMNITSNNRTREAVVGYQAFLSTTFTDASFQSCKNVRIPATGGFAIATMCGRYGAKLCNPQRWYDFQGDSSNGLAPLDIDFKLVKEGDTEGVPEGVIPYNGRALKCNETTPSGGQVCSCQDCQESCPSVPPLPLPPSPFSLFGTDGFLVVSIILLCLLIFAFLFYISVCCVLKSKKREDEEKGKRKKKGKDQNSNDVTQQVVDPSEVTWADKNSLAAQAFLSSEFQRWGTLMATYPLTVLLLSAGVVVAFSAGLKSIELTTDPVELWSATNSRARLEKDFHDTHFDPFFRTNQLILTAPQRKGHIYDSLLFGPQNFSGLLSKDLVIELLELQTRIRDIEFWSEDLKRTASLKDVCFAPLNPSNPSLTDCAVNSLPQYFQNSVDNINAKVNMTELGVTKEVDWRDHLIYCLNSPLSFKDITDLDMSCMADYGAPVFPFLAVGGYEDDDYTNAEAFILTFSLNNFARGNPKFKVAMQWEKEFLKIVQEYKNSPDANFTFAYMAERSLEDEINRTTAEDIPIFMISYAVIFVYIAVALGEYSSWKRILVDSKFLVGLGGILVVACSVLASMGFYSWIGIPSSLVILQVVPFLVLAVGADNIFIFVLEYQRDVRRPGEKREEQIGRVLGNVAPSMLLCSLSESVCFFLGALSTMPAVKSFALYAALAVLMDFILQMTAFVALLSLDARRQDNNRCELLCCVKVSTQRPNKPNEGFLLPFMRKYYAPVLLHRYTRIIVMLVFIFMLCGSLFLMFNVKVGLDQELAMPQGSYMLDYFHYLYKYFEVGVPVYFVTKRGFNFTTVEGMNGVCSSVGCDQFSLTQKIQYATNYPERSYLAIPANSWVDDFIDWLNPGSKCCRLYTIGPNSGKFCPASQSGLYCLRKCMATPPNGVLRPSVEKFNRFLPDFLGNRPDLQCPKGGLGAYDKAVVKDENGEIIASRFMAYHTPLTNSQEYTAALRMARELAHNITLSMRKIPGTSPDFEVFPYTVTNVFYEQYLTIVPEGLFNISLCLLPTFVVCCLLLGLDLRSGLLNLITIIMIVVDTVGVMTLWGIDYNAVALINLVTAVGISVEFVSHMTRSFALSTQNTHVERAKEATANMGSAVFAGVAMTNLPGILVLAFAKAQLIQIFFFRLNLIITLLGMAHGLIFLPVLLSYFGPGVNKAVLLQLQQDKAKANQELEMRKQAYDNLNYEDNEMKQDSDLNSSKYVTDASTPSEIMENQKEERIDPF, translated from the exons ATGGTGTATGTCACAGCTCTAATCGCTTTTCTGACTTGTATG GTGCTGTCGGAGGCCCAACACCAGCCTGGCTACTGCTCTTTCTATGATGAGTGTGGTCGTAACCCGTCGGTAGGAGAGTCCCTCATTCCTCCTATTGTCCCTTGTCTCAACTACAGCCGTGCCCGAGCAGTCACAGGACAACACTACAGGAAACTTAAACAG GTGTGTCCCATTCTGGACCGTGGTGAGGGCAACACGTTCGCCTGCTGTTCCCTCAAACAGCTGTCATCCCTGGAAATGAGTCTGACCCTGTCCAAGGCTTTGCTGGTCCGCTGCCCCTCCTGCGCTGAGAACTTTGCCCACCTGCACTGCATCAACACCTGCAGCCCCAACCAGAGCCAGACGGTAAAAGTCACGGAGGTCATGAACATCACCTCCAATAACAGGACAAGGGAGGCCGTGGTTGGTTACCAGGCATTCCTCAGCACCACCTTTACAGATGCCTCCTTCCAGTCTTGTAAAAATGTCAGGATCCCCGCCACAGGAGGCTTTGCCATCGCCACTATGTGTGGTCGGTATGGCGCCAAGCTGTGCAACCCCCAGCGCTGGTATGACTTCCAGGGAGACTCCAGTAATGGCCTGGCTCCTCTGGACATCGACTTCAAGCTGGTAAAAGAGGGAGACACTGAGGGAGTACCAGAGGGTGTGATTCCCTACAATGGACGTGCTCTGAAGTGTAACGAGACCACACCATCAGGAGGTCAAGTCTGCTCCTGCCAGGACTGCCAAGAGTCGTGTCCGAGTGTGCCACCTCTACCGCTGCCCCCCAGCCCCTTCAGCCTGTTCGGGACAGACGGCTTCCTTGTGGTTTCTATCATCTTACTCTGTCTCCTGATATTTGCCTTCCTGTTTTACATCTCTGTCTGTTGCGTGTTGAAGTCTAAGaaaagagaggatgaagagaaaggaaagaggaagaagaaaggcaAAGACCAGAACAGTAATGATGTGACTCAGCAGGTTGTTGATCCATCAGAGGTGACGTGGGCTGACAAGAACAGCCTGGCAGCTCAAGCTTTCCTGAGCTCAGAGTTTCAGCGTTGGGGAACCCTCATGGCCACTTATCCTCTAACG GTGCTTCTGCTGTCGGCTGGAGTCGTGGTTGCTTTCTCTGCTGGCCTCAAATCCATTGAGCTCACCACCGACCCGGTGGAGCTGTGGTCTGCTACCAACAGCCGGGCGCGCCTGGAGAAAGACTTCCATGACACACACTTCGACCCCTTCTTCAGGACGAACCAGCTGATCTTGACAGCTCCACAAAGAAAAGGCCACATTTATGATTCTTTGTTGTTCGGACCACAGAACTTCAGTGGGCTTTTATCGAAGGATCTCGTCATTGAGCTGCTGGAGCTCCAGACACGAATACGG GACATCGAGTTCTGGTCAGAGGATCTGAAGCGCACTGCAAGTCTGAAGGATGTTTGCTTCGCACCGCTGAATCCATCCAACCCCTCCCTGACCGACTGTGCAGTCAACAGTTTGCCACAGTACTTCCAGAACAGCGTGGACAACATTAACGCTAAGGTGAACATGACAGAGCTGGGAGTGACCAAAGAGGTGGACTGGAGAGACCACTTGATCTACTGCCTCAA CTCTCCCCTGTCCTTCAAAGACATCACTGATTTAGATATGAGCTGCATGGCCGACTATGGAGCTCCAGTCTTCCCCTTTCTGGCTGTGGGAGGCTATGAGG ATGATGACTACACCAACGCCGAGGCTTTCATCTTGACCTTCTCCCTTAACAACTTTGCTCGCGGCAACCCCAAGTTTAAAGTGGCCATGCAGTGGGAGAAAGAGTTTCTTAAAATTGTCCAAGAGTACAAGAACAGCCCTGACGCCAATTTCACCTTTGCATACATGGCAGAG AGGTCACTGGAGGATGAGATTAATCGGACCACAGCAGAGGATATCCCCATCTTTATGATCAGCTATGCTGTAATCTTTGTTTACATTGCTGTCGCACTAGGGGAGTACTCTTCATGGAAACGCATACTG GTGGACTCCAAGTTCCTGGTGGGTCTGGGTGGGATCCTGGTGGTCGCCTGTTCCGTCCTGGCTTCCATGGGCTTCTACTCCTGGATCGGCATCCCCTCTTCACTGGTCATCCTGCAGGTCGTGCCCTTCCTGGTGCTCGCTGTAGGAGCTGACAACATCTTCATCTTTGTTCTGGAGTACCAg aGAGATGTACGGAGGcctggagagaagagagaggagcagattGGTCGTGTCCTCGGAAACGTAGCTCCCAGCATGCTCCTGTGCAGTCTCTCTGAGTCTGTCTGCTTCTTTCTAG GGGCCCTGTCCACCATGCCAGCAGTCAAGTCCTTTGCTCTGTACGCTGCTCTGGCTGTGCTCATGGACTTCATCCTCCAGATGACGGCCTTTGTGGCACTGTTGTCCTTGGATGCCCGGCGCCAAGACAACAACCGCTGTGAACTGCTCTGTTGCGTTAAAGTGTCAACCCAGCGTCCCAACAAGCCAAACGAGGGTTTTCTGCTGCCTTTCATGAGAAAATACTACGCCCCTGTCCTACTGCACCGCTACACCAGGATCATAGTG ATGTTGGTTTTCATCTTCATGCTCTGTGGATCCCTGTTCCTCATGTTTAATGTCAAAGTTGGTCTGGATCAGGAGCTGGCTATGCCTCAG GGCTCTTATATGTTGGACTATTTCCATTACCTGTACAAATACTTCGAAGTCGGAGTCCCTGTTTACTTTGTAACAAAAAGGGGCTTTAACTTCACCACTGTGGAGGGCATGAATGGAGTCTGCTCCAGCGTGGGCTGTGATCAGTTCTCACTAACTCAGAAGATCCAGTACGCCACCAATTACCCTGAAAG ATCCTACTTGGCTATTCCTGCAAACTCTTGGGTGGATGATTTCATCGACTGGCTGAACCCTGGATCCAAATGTTGTCGTCTGTACACCATCGGCCCAAATAGTGGAAAGTTCTGTCCTGCAAGTCAAT CTGGTCTTTACTGTCTACGTAAGTGTATGGCTACTCCTCCAAATGGCGTCCTCAGGCCCAGCGTGGAAAAATTCAACCGCTTCCTCCCTGACTTCCTGGGTAACAGGCCTGACCTGCAGTGCCCCAAAGG TGGTTTAGGGGCCTATGACAAGGCCGTGGTGAAAGACGAGAATGGAGAAATTATAG CCTCTCGGTTCATGGCTTACCACACACCTTTAACCAACTCTCAGGAGTACACTGCTGCGCTGCGGATGGCCAGAGAGCTAGCTCACAACATCACCTTGAGCATGAGGAAAATACCAGGCACCTCACCTGACTTTGAAGTATTTCCTTACAC GGTGACTAATGTATTTTACGAGCAGTACCTGACTATTGTGCCGGAGGGACTCTTCAACATCTCCCTGTGTCTGCTGCCCACCTTTGTGGTGTGCTGCCTGCTGCTGGGTTTGGACCTCCGCTCTGGCCTGCTCAACCTGATCACCATAATCATGATCGTCGTGGATACTGTTGGCGTCATGACACTGTGGGGCATCGATTACAACGCAGTGGCCCTCATCAATCTGGTCACG GCGGTGGGCATCTCTGTGGAGTTTGTGTCACATATGACAAGATCCTTTGCTCTCAGCACCCAGAACACACATGTGGAAAGAGCTAAGGAGGCCACAGCAAATATGGGCAGCGCG GTATTTGCCGGTGTGGCTATGACCAACTTACCAGGCATCCTTGTGCTGGCGTTTGCCAAAGCGCAGCTCATCCAGATCTTCTTCTTCCGGTTAAACCTGATCATCACTCTTCTGGGGATGGCGCATGGACTCATATTCCTCCCTGTGCTGCTCAGTTACTTTG gCCCTGGTGTGAATAAGGcggtgctgctgcagctccagcaggaTAAAGCAAAGGCCAACCAGGAGCTGGAGATGAGGAAACAAGCCTATGATAACCTGAACTATGAAGACAATGAGATGAAACAGGATTCAGATTTGAACTCCTCAAAGTACGTCACAGATGCCAGCACACCTTCAGAAATTATGGAAAACcaaaaggaggagaggatcGACCCTTTCTGA
- the nono gene encoding non-POU domain-containing octamer-binding protein, giving the protein MQGNKGPQQNHGLNRPGDQKKPGGTNTNGQQPEPSEHTNINEALTLDLHSFRKPGEKTFTQRSRLFVGNLPTGVTEEEIEKLFSKYGKASEIFVNKERGFGFIRLETRIIAEIARAELDDTLFRGRPIRVRFATHGAALSVKNLPEFVSNELLEEAFAVFGQIERAVVIVDDRGRPTGKGIVEYTSKPAARKALDKCSDGAYLLTAFPRPVTVEPMDQMDEEEGLSEKIINKNQQYHKEREQPPRFAQPGSFEYEYAMRWKALMEMEKQQYEMVDRNMKEAQEKLEAEMEAARHEHQVMLMRQDLLRRQEELRRMEELHSQEVQKRKQAELRQEEERRRREEEMRMRNEEMIKRQQEGFRGNFSENREQDIRMHMAGHGMPMNRNSLGGNSGPAGASGMAAENASMMPGPGNNNMTGGGQGGFPRGLPGPGDYGPNKQRRF; this is encoded by the coding sequence ATGCAAGGAAACAAAGGCCCCCAGCAGAACCACGGCCTCAACCGCCCGGGTGACCAGAAAAAACCCGGAGGAACAAACACCAACGGCCAGCAACCTGAGCCGAGCGAGCATACCAACATCAATGAGGCCTTAACCCTAGACCTGCACAGCTTCAGGAAACCCGGGGAGAAGACCTTCACACAGCGAAGCAGGCTGTTTGTAGGAAACCTCCCAACTGGAGTAACCGAGGAGGAAATCGAGAAGCTGTTCTCCAAGTACGGGAAGGCCAGTGAGATCTTTGTCAACAAGGAAAGAGGCTTCGGCTTCATCCGGCTGGAGACCAGGATCATAGCAGAGATCGCCAGAGCCGAGCTGGATGATACTCTGTTCAGAGGCAGACCCATACGGGTGAGGTTTGCAACACACGGTGCTGCTTTATCTGTGAAGAATTTGCCAGAGTTTGTGTCCAacgagctgctggaggaggccTTCGCTGTGTTTGGTCAGATAGAAAGAGCTGTGGTCATAGTGGATGACAGAGGGAGGCCTACAGGGAAAGGAATAGTGGAGTACACCTCAAAGCCAGCTGCAAGAAAAGCTCTGGATAAGTGCAGTGATGGTGCTTATCTTCTCACAGCTTTTCCTCGCCCTGTTACAGTGGAACCTATGGATCAgatggatgaagaggagggacTGTCAGAAAAGATCATAAACAAAAACCAGCAATATCACAAAGAGCGTGAGCAGCCACCTCGATTTGCTCAGCCAGGCTCCTTTGAGTACGAGTATGCCATGCGCTGGAAAGCCCTGATGGAGATGGAGAAGCAGCAGTACGAAATGGTGGACCGCAACATGAAAGAGgctcaggagaagctggaggcTGAGATGGAGGCGGCCAGACACGAGCATCAGGTGATGCTGATGAGGCAGGACCTGctgaggaggcaggaggagctGCGGAGGATGGAGGAGCTCCACAGTCAGGAGGTGCAGAAGAGGAAACAGGCTGAGCTCCGACAGGAGGAGGAACGccggaggagagaagaggagatgaggatgCGCAACGAAGAGATGATAAAGAGGCAGCAGGAGGGCTTCAGAGGCAACTTCTCTGAAAATAGGGAGCAAGACATAAGGATGCATATGGCCGGCCATGGGATGCCCATGAACAGGAACTCTCTGGGTGGTAATTCTGGTCCTGCTGGTGCTTCTGGCATGGCTGCTGAGAATGCTTCAATGATGCCGGGGCCgggaaacaacaacatgaccggaggaggtcagggtggcTTCCCCAGAGGCCTTCCTGGGCCTGGAGACTATGGACCTAATAAGCAACGCAGATTTTGA
- the pold2 gene encoding DNA polymerase delta subunit 2, translating to MFSDLSAQKEGSSLLCRPASDDQGPVFERTSLAYSPCSERYRIGDRSFSRQYAHIYAARLMQMRPLLSERAQQKWGSDVLIRKLCDLQTGEQCCIVGTLFKRMDLQPSILKEISEEHNLLPQPARAKYISETDELILEDELQRIKLQGKIDRDKCVTGSIVAIYGAERNDGKFTVEDFCTADLPLQTARPALSSDRFVLLASGLGLGSTHADSMLGLQLLVDMVTGQLGDQGEQSGAATISRVLLAGNLLSQSTQDKDASTKAKYLTKKTQAGSVEAIRLLDELLLQLVASVPVDVMPGQYDPTNYTLPQQPLHRCMFPLSSVYPTLQLASNPYQANFDGVRFLGTSGQNVSDIQKYSSMDSHLEILEETLRLRHLAPTAPDTLGCYPFYQKDPFIFEECPHVYFSGNAPTFESKLIKGADGQEVLLVTVPDFNSTQTACLVNLRTLECEPVSFSAFSVDEDEESEMNISH from the exons ATGTTTTCCGACCTCAGCGCCCAGAAGGAgggctcctctctgctctgccgCCCTGCCTCCGATGACCAGGGGCCGGTGTTTGAGAGGACGTCGCTGGCTTACAGTCCCTGCTCCGAGCGCTACAGAATTGGGGATAGAAGTTTCAGTCGGCAGTATGCTCATATTTACGCAGCACGACTCATGCAGATGAGGCCCCTGCTGTCAGAGAGAGCCCAGCAGAAGTGGG GATCAGATGTGCTTATCAGGAAGTTGTGTGATCTTCagacaggagagcagtgttGCATTGTGGGCACCTTGTTCAAGCGTATGGACTTGCAGCCATCTATTCTGAAAGAGATCAGCGAGGAG CACAACCTGCTGCCCCAGCCTGCACGAGCCAAATACATCAGTGAAACGGATGAGCTGATTCTGGAGGATGAGCTCCAGAGGATTAAACTACAGGGCAAAATCGACAGAGACAAGTGTGTGACAG GAAGCATTGTTGCAATATATGGAGCTGAGAGGAACGATGGGAAGTTCACAGTTGAGGACTTTTGCACAGCTGATCTCCCTTTGCAGACAGCAAGACCTGCGCTCAGCTCAGACAG GTTTGTGCTTCTGGCCTCAGGACTTGGTCTTGGCAGTACTCATGCCGACAGCATGCTGGGGCTGCAGTTGCTGGTTGACATGGTAACCGGTCAGCTTGGTGACCAGGGGGAGCAGAGCGGTGCAGCGACAATTTCCAGGGTCCTACTGGCTGGAAACCTCCTGAGCCAAAGTACCCAAGACAAGGATGCATCAACGAAG GCTAAATATCTCACCAAGAAGACTCAGGCTGGTAGCGTGGAGGCCATTCGTCTGTTGGatgagctgctgcttcagctggTG GCCTCTGTTCCCGTGGATGTAATGCCGGGCCAATATGACCCCACCAACTACACTCTCCCGCAGCAGCCTCTCCATCGCTGCATGTTCCCCCTGTCCTCAGTGTACCCCACTCTACAGCTGGCATCCAATCCATACCAGGCTAACTTCGACGGAGTAAG GTTCCTGGGCACATCAGGCCAGAATGTGTCTGACATTCAAAAGTACAGCAGCATGGACAGTCACCTGGAAATACTGGAGGAAACGCTGCGGCTCAGACACCTGGCCCCTACCGCACCTGATACTCTCG GTTGTTACCCATTTTATCAAAAAGACCCTTTCATCTTTGAAGAGTGTCCCCATGTTTACTTCAGTGGCAACGCCCCAACCTTTGAGTCCAAGCTCATCAAAG GTGCTGATGGCCAGGAAGTCCTGTTGGTTACTGTCCCAGATTTCAACAGCACCCAAACAGCATGCCTGGTCAATTTACGCACTCTCGAATGTGAGCCAGTCAGCTTCTCTGCCTTCTCCGTTGACGAGGATGAGGAAAGTGAAATGAACATCAGTCACTGA